The genome window GATTTTGAAAAACAACTCCAAGCAGCAATTGGATCAGACAAAGATTTAATAATGAAAGTAAGTGATTCAAGGCATATAAAAGCACCTGGGATGGGAGCGGATGGGGTTTTAAAGCCTGACATGTATGTAAAACCCACTGAAAGTATTGGAAATGATGGAAATACTGTAGATGTTGATCAGGAAATGACTGAAGTTGCAGGCAATCAAATTATTTATAAAGCAACTATTGAAACGTTAAATAGAAAATTAGGAATGTTACGTTATGCAATAAATGGCGGTAAGTAGCAAGTAACTAGTTTTAGTGGAGAATAGTTTATGAGTTTTATAGAAGGTCTAAAAATAAGTGCTTCTGGATTATCAGCGGAAAGAATTAGAATGAATGTTATTTCTTCTAATTTAGCCAATGCAAATACATCTAGAACAGAAGAAGGTGGACCATATAAAAGAAAAGATGTTTTATTCACAGCAAGAAATTCAGGTTTAAGTTTTGATAATTTAATGCGGTTAGCTTTTGATCCAAATTTGAAAGAGGTCAAAGTAGATGGAATAACTGAGGATAGAAGAGCGCCAAGATTAGTTTTTAATCCAAATCATCCAGATGCAAATGAAAATGGTTATGTAGCAATGCCAAATATTTCTATTATGGAAGAAATGGTAAATATGATTACTAGTAATCGTTCATTTGAAAGTAATACTCAAGCAATAAATGCTACAAAATCAATGGCAACTACTGCAATAAGTATTGGTAGATAAAATAAAAGGTAACAAAAATGGTAAAGCAAATTTCAGCAAGTGATCTAGAATATTTAAGAATGAAACAAAATTTAATTCGCACTGTACCTGCACAAAGTGGCGGAGGAACTCCTCCCGTTAATCCTGGTAAAACAGAATTCCAAGATCTGGTTGAAAAAGGAATTAAAGAAGTAAATACAGCCTCAAGAGAAGCAGAAAAGGCAAGTATGGATTTAGCGTCTGGTCGTTCCAGTAATATTCATGAAACAATGTTGTCTGTTACCAAGGCTGAATTAGGTTTCGATATGCTTGTACAAATGCGGAATAAAGTAATTGAAGCGTATCAAGAAGTGATGCGGATGCAGGTTTAGACTTCATTTAGAAACTATAGGTGAGTAAGAATGCTAGAAAAATATAAACAATTCTTATCGCAGTTTTTCATCCAAAGTAAAGCATTTTATGCTGGATTAACTAAAGGTAGAAAAATTGCTATAGGAATTGGTTTATTTACTATATTTTTTATTCTAGCAATTTTTATTTTTTGGAAACCTACAGTTCGGTATGAACCAGCATACGCAAATCTTTCAAATGAAGATAAAACTGCAATTTTAGCACATCTAAAAAAATCAGGATACAAAGAATATAAATTAGAGGGTGATACAATTTCATTTCCTGAAGATAAAATTCAGGAAATAAAAATGTCTTTAGCTCAAGAAGGACTTCCAAATACGGGAATTGGTGTTGGTTGGGAAAAGTTTGATGATAGATCTTTTGGTATGTCTGATTTTGAGCAAAGAGTTAATAAATTAAGAGCGTTACAAGGAGAGTTATCTAGAACTATTGGTAAATTAGAACCCGTAGCCAACAGTCGGGTTCATATTGTCATTCCTGACAATGCTATTTTTGCAGAAGATAAGAAATCTCCCACTGCAAGTATTTATTTAAAATTAAAGCCAGGAAAAACTCTAAGCCAAAGGCAAATTCAAGGTATAATTCATTTAACTGCAAGAGCTGTTGAAGGGTTAGATCCGAAAGGAGTTACGATAGTTGATCAAGATGGGAACTTATTGACCCAACCAGAAGAGCAGGATGGTGGTATAGATAAAATTACATCTGCTCAACGTGAATATCAAAGAAAAGTTGAAAGAGAATTAGAGCAAAAAATTCGTGAAATTTTGGCTAGAGCAGTTGGTCATGATAAAGTTGTTTCGAAAGTTGATGCTTCAATAGAATATAAGAAAGTAGAAACCACGATTTCAGATGTGGATCCTGAACGGACAGCGGTTATTGCTTCGCAAAGAAATGAGCAGTCTTCTCAAGGAAATGGCCTTAATCCAACAGGTGTTCCCGGGGCAAAAAGCAATCTCCCTGGTGAGCGTGAAGACATTGGAATTGCTGGTGGTCTCACAAATAGTACTAAATCAAGCACTGAAAATTTAAATTTCGAAGTGAAAAAGACTTTAAGTAAAATAGTTGAGCCTATTGGAACTATTACAAAATTAAGTGCTTCAATACTAGTTGATGGAAAGATGGTTGATGGAAAATACGTCCCAAGAACTCCTGAAGAAATGGCTATGGTAACAAAGCTTGTGAAAAATGCGATTGGGTTTAAAGAGGGAAGAGATACAATTACTGTCGAATCAACTCAATTTGAATTAGATGAGTTTGCTCTTGCGGAAAAGGCTTCACTTTCTGCGCGTCAAACAGCTCTTATTCAAACAGCTATTCTAGGTGCAGTTGCTATAGCTGCAATGTTCTTTATCTATTATGCACTAGTTCGTCCTTATTTTAGATGGCTTACCTATGATCCTGAAAAAAGAAGTAAAGAACAGCTTGCTTTGGTTGATTATGAATTAGAAAGAACTGGTGCTGGTGCCAGAAGAGTTAAATTAAAAGAAGATGTGCCATTTGATAAACTTTCACCAAAAGAACAAATTTTATATCTGGCTAAAAATGATCCACAAAAGACGACTGAAGCTATTCGACAGCTTTTAAATCCAAATCATTAATAAAAATAGATTACCAAAAAACTTGATTTTATATTATTTAAGAGGTATATCAGTTATATCTTGAATATCTAACGATTTGTAAAAATTTAATGCAGTTATTATTGAGTTTAATAAAGTAACTTTTTTTTGTTGAAAATAAATTAACAGTGCCTTTAAAATATGCTATTTTATTTAATAAAATATATTGATTTTTAAATGAAAATATTTTATTAAATAAAGATACAATCTTTTTCTTAATTAAATACCATCTTTTTATCCTCTATTTTTGCAAAACTTTGCTAATAAATATATATCTAACAAATGGTATTCCTCTTTAAAAAGAGGAATATAGTCTAAAAAAAAATTGATTCATTTTATATCTTCGCCATAAATTTATAAGATTTAGTTACATAATAATCTTATCATAATATAGGAAACTTTACTTAAAAAAGATTATTAATGTAATACTTACATAATACTATTTTGCGCAAATCGTAATCAATAAAAGTGTATTGTATCCAAGTCGACGCTGGCATGAAAATTGCTAAGTGATAATTAGAAGCTGTTGATTAAGTTTTTGCAGCTTTTAAAACAGCCATTTTTCACTCGAAAGTAAAGGAAAAGAGATGTCAAAAGGTACACAACAAAAATTATCAGTTTATAAACCACCACGCGTACAAATTACTTATGATTTAGAAGTGAATGGTTCTCCTAAGGAACAGGATATTCCTTTTGTCGTTGGTGTAATGGCTAATTTATCTGGTCACTTGCATGAAAAAACTAAAAAAATTAAGAATGAAAAATTTTTAGAAATAAATAAAGAAAATTTTAATTCTGTCGTTCAATCAATTTCACCTAAGCTAAAATTAAAGGTCGCAAATAAAATTAAAAATGATGGTTCCTTTTCTCAAATAGAATTAAATTTTAATTCTATTGATGAATTTAATCCAGGTAAAATAGCTAATAAAGTTGATGCACTAAAAGAATTACTAGAAATTAGAAAAAAATTAATTGAATTGCAAACTAATGTTGAGTGCAATGAAAAATTAGAAGAAACATTAGTTCACTTTGTAAAAACTCCTGAAGCTTTAAAACTACTTGCAAGTTCTGAAGAACAAACATCAGCTCAATAAGTTTTCGCTTAAAAGGAAAGGATATCATTTATGAGTAATACAGAATTTGCTACAGAAACAAAATCTTTTTTTGATTTAGAAAATGGTCAGTCTTCAGTAATTGAACAGTTGCTAAACAAGTCTGACTTAAATAAAAATGATCAACAAATTACTAATGCAAAAGATATGCTTACAGTTTTTGCAAAAGAAGTTGTTAATGAGAAAATGGAATATAAAAAGACAATTTCTCAT of Pigmentibacter sp. JX0631 contains these proteins:
- the tssB gene encoding type VI secretion system contractile sheath small subunit, with amino-acid sequence MSKGTQQKLSVYKPPRVQITYDLEVNGSPKEQDIPFVVGVMANLSGHLHEKTKKIKNEKFLEINKENFNSVVQSISPKLKLKVANKIKNDGSFSQIELNFNSIDEFNPGKIANKVDALKELLEIRKKLIELQTNVECNEKLEETLVHFVKTPEALKLLASSEEQTSAQ
- the flgC gene encoding flagellar basal body rod protein FlgC translates to MSFIEGLKISASGLSAERIRMNVISSNLANANTSRTEEGGPYKRKDVLFTARNSGLSFDNLMRLAFDPNLKEVKVDGITEDRRAPRLVFNPNHPDANENGYVAMPNISIMEEMVNMITSNRSFESNTQAINATKSMATTAISIGR
- the flgB gene encoding flagellar basal body rod protein FlgB, whose product is MSTVIGNQIFGKPDAVLEESLNQRLKRQTVSVANITNSLTPGYRALGFDFEKQLQAAIGSDKDLIMKVSDSRHIKAPGMGADGVLKPDMYVKPTESIGNDGNTVDVDQEMTEVAGNQIIYKATIETLNRKLGMLRYAINGGK
- the fliF gene encoding flagellar basal-body MS-ring/collar protein FliF, with the translated sequence MLEKYKQFLSQFFIQSKAFYAGLTKGRKIAIGIGLFTIFFILAIFIFWKPTVRYEPAYANLSNEDKTAILAHLKKSGYKEYKLEGDTISFPEDKIQEIKMSLAQEGLPNTGIGVGWEKFDDRSFGMSDFEQRVNKLRALQGELSRTIGKLEPVANSRVHIVIPDNAIFAEDKKSPTASIYLKLKPGKTLSQRQIQGIIHLTARAVEGLDPKGVTIVDQDGNLLTQPEEQDGGIDKITSAQREYQRKVERELEQKIREILARAVGHDKVVSKVDASIEYKKVETTISDVDPERTAVIASQRNEQSSQGNGLNPTGVPGAKSNLPGEREDIGIAGGLTNSTKSSTENLNFEVKKTLSKIVEPIGTITKLSASILVDGKMVDGKYVPRTPEEMAMVTKLVKNAIGFKEGRDTITVESTQFELDEFALAEKASLSARQTALIQTAILGAVAIAAMFFIYYALVRPYFRWLTYDPEKRSKEQLALVDYELERTGAGARRVKLKEDVPFDKLSPKEQILYLAKNDPQKTTEAIRQLLNPNH
- the fliE gene encoding flagellar hook-basal body complex protein FliE, encoding MVKQISASDLEYLRMKQNLIRTVPAQSGGGTPPVNPGKTEFQDLVEKGIKEVNTASREAEKASMDLASGRSSNIHETMLSVTKAELGFDMLVQMRNKVIEAYQEVMRMQV